The proteins below come from a single Balaenoptera musculus isolate JJ_BM4_2016_0621 chromosome 1, mBalMus1.pri.v3, whole genome shotgun sequence genomic window:
- the TRAPPC3 gene encoding trafficking protein particle complex subunit 3 isoform X3, with the protein MGYNIGVRLIEDFLARSNVGRCHDFRETADVIAKVAFKMYLGITPSITNWSPAGDEFSLILENNPLVDFVELPDNHSSLIYSNLLCGVLRGALEMVQMAVEAKFVQDTLKGDGVTEIRMRFIRRIEDNLPAGEE; encoded by the exons AT GGGCTATAACATCGGAGTCCGACTGATTGAAGATTTCTTGGCACGGTCAAATGTCGGGAGGTGCCATGACTTTCGGGAAACTGCAGATGTCATTGCCAAG GTGGCGTTCAAGATGTACTTGGGCATCACTCCAAGCATCACCAATTGGAGCCCAGCTGGTGACGAATTCTCcctcattttggaaaataatccCTTGGTGGACTTTGTGGAACTTCCTGATAACCACTCATCCCTTATTTATTCCAATCTCTTGTGTGGGGTGTTGCGAGGAGCCTTGGAGATG GTCCAGATGGCTGTGGAGGCCAAATTTGTCCAGGACACCCTGAAAGGAGACGGTGTGACAGAAATCCGGATGAGGTTCATCAGGCGGATTGAGGACAACCTCCCAGCTGGAGAGGAATGA
- the TRAPPC3 gene encoding trafficking protein particle complex subunit 3 isoform X2 has protein sequence MSRQANRGTESKKMSSELFTLTYGALVTQLCKDYENDEDVNKQLDKMGYNIGVRLIEDFLARSNVGRCHDFRETADVIAKVAFKMYLGITPSITNWSPAGDEFSLILENNPLVDFVELPDNHSSLIYSNLLCGVLRGALEMIRKLRYTANT, from the exons ATGTCGAGGCAGGCGAACCGTGGCACCGAGAGCAAGAAAATG AGCTCTGAGCTCTTCACCCTGACCTATGGGGCTCTAGTCACCCAGCTGTGCAAGGACTATGAAAATGATGAAGATGTGAATAAACAGCTGGACAAAAT GGGCTATAACATCGGAGTCCGACTGATTGAAGATTTCTTGGCACGGTCAAATGTCGGGAGGTGCCATGACTTTCGGGAAACTGCAGATGTCATTGCCAAG GTGGCGTTCAAGATGTACTTGGGCATCACTCCAAGCATCACCAATTGGAGCCCAGCTGGTGACGAATTCTCcctcattttggaaaataatccCTTGGTGGACTTTGTGGAACTTCCTGATAACCACTCATCCCTTATTTATTCCAATCTCTTGTGTGGGGTGTTGCGAGGAGCCTTGGAGATG ataagaaaactgagatacaCAGCtaatacatag
- the TRAPPC3 gene encoding trafficking protein particle complex subunit 3 isoform X1, whose protein sequence is MSRQANRGTESKKMSSELFTLTYGALVTQLCKDYENDEDVNKQLDKMGYNIGVRLIEDFLARSNVGRCHDFRETADVIAKVAFKMYLGITPSITNWSPAGDEFSLILENNPLVDFVELPDNHSSLIYSNLLCGVLRGALEMVQMAVEAKFVQDTLKGDGVTEIRMRFIRRIEDNLPAGEE, encoded by the exons ATGTCGAGGCAGGCGAACCGTGGCACCGAGAGCAAGAAAATG AGCTCTGAGCTCTTCACCCTGACCTATGGGGCTCTAGTCACCCAGCTGTGCAAGGACTATGAAAATGATGAAGATGTGAATAAACAGCTGGACAAAAT GGGCTATAACATCGGAGTCCGACTGATTGAAGATTTCTTGGCACGGTCAAATGTCGGGAGGTGCCATGACTTTCGGGAAACTGCAGATGTCATTGCCAAG GTGGCGTTCAAGATGTACTTGGGCATCACTCCAAGCATCACCAATTGGAGCCCAGCTGGTGACGAATTCTCcctcattttggaaaataatccCTTGGTGGACTTTGTGGAACTTCCTGATAACCACTCATCCCTTATTTATTCCAATCTCTTGTGTGGGGTGTTGCGAGGAGCCTTGGAGATG GTCCAGATGGCTGTGGAGGCCAAATTTGTCCAGGACACCCTGAAAGGAGACGGTGTGACAGAAATCCGGATGAGGTTCATCAGGCGGATTGAGGACAACCTCCCAGCTGGAGAGGAATGA